From Mucilaginibacter gotjawali:
GTCCACGGGCTCCCCCTTTTCGTGGAAAGTATGCTCTCCGGCAACAGCGGGCAACATCAGTGCGGTCGCGTATTACTTTGCACGAAAGATTCATAAAGACCTGAATATACCTGTAGGAATCATTGTTGCTGCCGTCAACGGTTCCTGCTGCCAATATTGGGCAAATGTAGAAACGATAAAAAGCGATCCTGTGTTAGCCGCTGAATACCTTTCCGGCAGCTCGTCATTATACGAAGGAATGATCCGGTTTTTAACGAATCTTTCGATAAGCGGTTTTATTTGGTACCAGGGGGAAAGCAATAAAAACGACGCCCCAGACAACTATGCCAGGCTCAATGCTGCGCTGATAAATGGCTGGCGGGCCAAGTTTAACAAGGACCAGCTCCCTTTCTATTATGTCCAGCTGGCGCCATTTACAGAAGAGTATGCGAACATTCTTGCCTCAGGCACTCAGACTGCCCCCGTTGTTTATGCGAAATTCAGAGAAGCGCAGGCGAAAATCCGGTCGGTTCCCGGCACCGGCATGGCGGTTGCAATGGATGTTGGTGAATTGGATAATCATCATCCCCGAAATAAAAAGCCCGTTGGCGAACGGCTGGCGCTGCTGGCCTTGAAAGAAACATACAGGAAAAACGTCCAATGCTACGGGCCCCAGTTTGCATCATTTGCGGTACTCGATTCCGTTATTACCGTACATTATCTTGAAGGTACGGCACAAAAGCTGAATACCCTTGACCACCAGTCTTTGGCCCAGGTATTTTATATTGCGGGAACCGATCATGTTTTCAGGCTGGCTAAAGCAACAATACATGGTAATACGGTTCAAGTTATTGCACCGGCCGGAACACCTTTTCCAATTCTGGCAGTTCGGTACGCCTTTACAGATGTCGCCGTGACTAACCTGCAAAACGGAGCCGGTTTGCCGGCTGAACCTTTCAGGACGGATAATTGGAATAATTGACGAGAATGTTGCACGGGATAATGGGATACACTCTCACACATTGGGGCTGCGATGGCATAAACAATTGCCAAGCGCTGTAACTATAGACTACTTTACCTTTTTCATCCGACGAGAATCGGACTGCATTCTCAAATCGCTGACTTTCAATATTATATTGCGGAATAAATTACGTACTGACCGAATTACTCACCGCTTTTTTGATACAGATTAATTGCAAATCTTAGGATATAAAGGTACATTATTCATATGATTTTCACAAGGAAAAGACGGTTCAAAAATCAATCATTTGTGAGTTGAGAAGGCGATAGCGTTTTGAAGGCGAATGAAGTCTATTTACAGAAAATGCTCGAAAGGTTCATCATCTTAGGGGAACCGAACACGATATGTTCTCCATGGTTTACGATATTATTAATGTTTCCCAAATTGCGACGCACCGAATTGATAAACATTTTTATATGGAATAATTACAAATCTTACAATATAAAAATACAAAATCCCCTAAACCGTTCCAACCCTAATGAGATATTTTTTTGGTGATAATACAATTGTGTAATTTAAGATTAACAGCCTTGCTAATGAGAATCTGGTAGAAATGCTGCCCCCTTTTTGGCTTTTTTCGAACCAAATGTTGAAAATTTTAAATTAATTGCTGCGATTGAGGGTTCGTTACTGGCTGTTTCATAATGTATTGACAACTTTTGAAGACCGCATACAGCAGCCACTGGAAAAGTTACTTTTTCTTTTAGCCAAGACCGCATATTTAATCCTAAGTAAACGTTCATCGATACATTGTCCCGGATCATCGATACAAAAGAAAGGCCAAACATTGGGTTGCTTAATTTTATATCAATAATTAAGTTTATGGAACGAAAAAAATTTCTGAAAGCATTTGCACTTGCTGCCGCAGCCGGGCCGATGATTATTGATAGCTGCAAAAAAGATTCCTCCGGCGGCAGCTCTTCAACAAGTTCAACCACAACTACAACCTCCTCTTCCGGTTGTATTGTAACCGCCACCGAAACGGAAGGGCCATACCCATATCCTGGTGGTGAACTAACCAACCCGCTTGACAGGTCGGATATCACCGAAAGCCTTGCCGGCATACCACTTTCACTTACTATACAGGTGGTTAATGCTGATAGTAGTTGCGCGGTAGTTGAAAACGCGAGGGTTGATATATGGCATTGCAATAAGGACGGCTATTATTCAGGATATGCTAACCAACCAGGAATTTCGGGCACTTTAAGTTATACCGGTAAAACGTTTTTGCGCGGGTACCAGCTAACCGACGCTACCGGACAGGTAAAGTTTACAACTATCTATCCAGGCTGGTATACCGGCAGGGCTACCCATATCCATTTTGAGGTTTATGTAAACAATGTGATGAAAAAAACAACCCAGATCGCCTTTCCGCAGGCTATTAATGACGCAGTTGATGTATCAACCCTGTATGCCGGATTGGGTGTAAACCCGGTCACGAATTCAGCCGATACCATTTTTGGCGATTCGGCAACTGATCTTGCCAATGAAACCATCATCCTTTCAGGAAGTATCGCCAAAGGTTATTCCGGGACTTATACCATCGGCCTGGCATTATAGTTTGTTTAAGCTTTAATCATTAAATAATGATCCGAGGAAAAATTAAATTGGTTTATAAACAGGAGATTGGCGAAAAAACTGAAAGCGATTTTGAAAAAGCGATCTTCAAGGCGTCCTACCACGAGTTTTTGCTAAAATCGCAGGCATATAACCCCGGTCGGCGATTTAAAACATTTAAAGAAATGCAGGAGGCAGACGGCCGCGCAAATTCCCTTCATTATAAGCTCAGCTTTTCGGTATTGTACTTTATATCACAGCTCAACAATACAATGCCCGTGATAAAAGACAACCTGGGGAACAAATTATGTTTTGAAACACCCCGATTTGAATTGATCGCGTCGCATACAGAAGATATTTCGCAGCATAAAGTGGCAGTTTATTACGAAACCGGGACACTAACCCTGCTGGAGTTTATGGGTGAATATCTCCTTTTATCATACAGCAATAAAGCCGAAAATGAAGCGATGGGCACGTTTGTGGTAAAAATACAGCCCAACCTCTCTATACTAAACTACCAGGGAATAGCACATCCGCAAATGGCGTGGATTGCAAGCCAGCAATAGCATTTTTCATCTACCTATGAAAAGCTTTCATAACTACAATTAATCTACCGGGCGTCTGTACAGCAATGTGCAGGCGCTTATTTGCTGAAAAGCTTTATCAAAACTGGTGTTATCAATGGGAATGAATCTGTACAAAAAATTAAAACTATTAATTGCTGTTAATATCGCTGGCTTTCTTTTAACTTTTAACGCAACCAATAGCAGCGCTCAAAGTCTTGGCGACCCCGTAGTTGATATTACGTTTGGCTCAGGTACAGCAATACATGCTGGAGCTTTAGCAGCCGACTCAGGTTCCACAAGCTATACGTATACCTCGGCAGACTTTCCGAGCGACGGCTACTATACCATTGAAAATACAACCAACTCACCTAATGTTTGGTGGACCACCACCGACCATACCGGAAATACCGGGGGCTACATGATGGTGGTAAACGCCAGCGTATCAAAAACAGATTTTTTTATAAGCGCGAGGTAGATAACCTGTGCGGCGGCACTACTTACCAGTTTTCGGCATGGGTTGGTAACCTGTTGCGGTATAGTGATATAAGCCCGCCTGATATTACTTTTTCCATTGAAACCACCGCCGGTGTCGTGATCCAAAGCTATGACACCGGTCCGGTTGCCCAGCGGACGAGCAGTTTTAAATGGATCCAGTATGCTTTTAATTTCACCCTGCCCGCAGGCACCGGCAACGTGGTCATTAAAATGACCAACAACAGTAACGGCGGCGCCCCGGCCAACGACCTGGCGCTGGATGATATAACTTTCAGACCGTACGGACCTTCGCTGGTAGCTGGTTTTGGTTCAACTACTACCGCGACATCAATAACCGAATGCGCAGGTCAAACCAAATCCTATACTTTAAGCGCAACGGCGCCAACTGGCTATACTACACCGGCATACCAATGGCAGGTAAATACAGGCAGCGGCTGGAAGGATATAACCGGCGCAACCAAATTGTCCTATACCGCTTCGCCAACCACCGAAGGCACCTATGAATACAGGCTGGCGACGGCAGAAGCAACCAATATCAGTTCAGAAAGCTGCCGGGTGGTTTCCAACGTCCTCACCATTACCATTGATTCGGCGCCAACAGTTACAGCATCATCAAACTCCCCGGTTTGTACGGGCAATACGTTAAGTTTAACCTCCACAAGCGGCACCACTTATAGCTGGACGGGGCCAAACGGATTTACATCAACCCGG
This genomic window contains:
- a CDS encoding sialate O-acetylesterase; this translates as MVADNMVIQRGKPLQLSGQAPPDLAVKIKVTWNKKRMQTTADSTGNWRLEVPVGGADGRPQTIVFEASGFGDISFSNILIGDVWVCSGQSNMVMPLDSVSPFKGVLNFREEIAAAAYPAIRVLDVQEYQNAAMSTGSPFSWKVCSPATAGNISAVAYYFARKIHKDLNIPVGIIVAAVNGSCCQYWANVETIKSDPVLAAEYLSGSSSLYEGMIRFLTNLSISGFIWYQGESNKNDAPDNYARLNAALINGWRAKFNKDQLPFYYVQLAPFTEEYANILASGTQTAPVVYAKFREAQAKIRSVPGTGMAVAMDVGELDNHHPRNKKPVGERLALLALKETYRKNVQCYGPQFASFAVLDSVITVHYLEGTAQKLNTLDHQSLAQVFYIAGTDHVFRLAKATIHGNTVQVIAPAGTPFPILAVRYAFTDVAVTNLQNGAGLPAEPFRTDNWNN
- a CDS encoding intradiol ring-cleavage dioxygenase codes for the protein MERKKFLKAFALAAAAGPMIIDSCKKDSSGGSSSTSSTTTTTSSSGCIVTATETEGPYPYPGGELTNPLDRSDITESLAGIPLSLTIQVVNADSSCAVVENARVDIWHCNKDGYYSGYANQPGISGTLSYTGKTFLRGYQLTDATGQVKFTTIYPGWYTGRATHIHFEVYVNNVMKKTTQIAFPQAINDAVDVSTLYAGLGVNPVTNSADTIFGDSATDLANETIILSGSIAKGYSGTYTIGLAL